The following proteins are co-located in the Maridesulfovibrio sp. genome:
- a CDS encoding PpnN family nucleotide 5'-monophosphate nucleosidase: MQTELKIPILPRRIVSQQFSDADIERLAQGLADPENRMVEIIGALINVHKNDVCDTREIRVKFKDMQIELAPVNGHINLLCSRVPRDCLYDGRNVIWQSVEHISAVIRDIIFAPKHSCNGDDCRSTNIKKFVEHSGLMYRGERGLVMFTWGGHQVPLDEYNFAKELGYWTALFMPDMENITGCGVGVMKAPFKGAQVAYGKQNSFERFGHRDFIGFSEKQILAAEAPNELVTQLLTFPTIEERMEAFIRASHRGKVHPGGAGTVEEILTMLALLSMPDNKGIPYEFDLVEMGGGVYFKELDEYLKICFGDALDGLYNVHVGTARAYANYVAYQTQNLNTRYLWNDDLVFDPRIQEPFEVTFESMEGLDLSRDQEAFSLLINLRRFFSGVVHLTVKDPDMLDSWGDDSPLIKGDKNILAATDQLVRKLAKQGRIHPSKSNKPAYRIE, from the coding sequence ATGCAAACAGAATTAAAGATTCCCATTCTTCCCCGTAGGATTGTTTCGCAGCAGTTTAGTGACGCTGATATTGAACGTCTTGCTCAAGGGCTGGCTGATCCTGAAAACCGTATGGTTGAAATCATCGGTGCATTGATCAACGTGCACAAGAATGATGTCTGTGATACCCGTGAAATCCGGGTCAAATTTAAAGATATGCAGATTGAACTGGCTCCGGTTAACGGGCATATCAATCTGCTATGTTCCCGCGTGCCGAGGGATTGCCTTTATGATGGACGAAACGTTATCTGGCAGTCCGTGGAGCATATTTCGGCAGTCATTCGCGATATAATTTTTGCTCCTAAGCATTCGTGCAACGGAGATGATTGCCGCTCCACGAATATTAAGAAGTTTGTAGAACATTCCGGCCTTATGTATCGCGGTGAGCGTGGTTTGGTCATGTTTACCTGGGGCGGGCATCAGGTACCCCTTGATGAGTACAATTTTGCCAAGGAACTCGGCTACTGGACTGCACTTTTTATGCCGGATATGGAAAATATCACTGGTTGCGGTGTAGGTGTTATGAAGGCTCCCTTCAAGGGCGCACAAGTTGCCTACGGTAAGCAGAATTCTTTTGAGCGCTTCGGGCACCGGGATTTTATCGGATTTTCAGAAAAGCAGATTTTGGCCGCGGAAGCTCCAAACGAACTGGTTACCCAGCTTTTGACTTTCCCGACTATTGAAGAGCGCATGGAAGCATTTATCCGTGCTTCCCATCGAGGCAAGGTTCATCCCGGTGGAGCCGGTACTGTTGAGGAAATTCTGACCATGCTGGCCTTGCTGTCTATGCCCGATAACAAGGGTATTCCCTATGAATTCGACCTTGTTGAGATGGGGGGCGGGGTTTATTTTAAAGAACTTGATGAGTATTTGAAGATCTGTTTCGGCGACGCATTGGACGGACTGTATAATGTCCATGTGGGGACAGCCCGCGCTTACGCCAACTACGTGGCTTACCAGACTCAGAATTTGAATACCCGTTATCTTTGGAATGATGATCTTGTTTTTGATCCGCGTATTCAGGAGCCTTTTGAGGTTACTTTCGAATCAATGGAAGGACTTGATCTTTCCCGGGATCAGGAAGCTTTTTCATTGCTTATTAACCTGCGCCGTTTCTTTTCCGGCGTTGTTCATCTGACAGTGAAAGACCCGGATATGCTTGATTCATGGGGCGATGACAGTCCCCTTATCAAGGGTGATAAAAACATTCTGGCTGCAACAGACCAGTTGGTCCGCAAGTTGGCAAAGCAAGGCAGGATTCATCCCAGTAAGAGCAATAAGCCTGCTTATCGAATTGAGTAG
- a CDS encoding transporter substrate-binding domain-containing protein, whose protein sequence is MKHFFNTFILFITLFACTQQAKAIIRVNVYGDDAYAPYCFIQNRTYDGIYVRILEKAFARMEGYEIKIIPVPYKRLLRGLEHGKVFAAFPPYQWPQKRPWIDTYSTPILEEDYSIFCAKGFLDNPRPNWPADYEDLNIGINDGFIIPNIDKIKTEDASSNEKNIKKILAGRIDCYVNDSKSILYTAKLMGIDPSKLVQGMKISTEYGHLAFSRKNNPPFKRDFIKKFNNIIYKMKCSGEIDTIVNEFIH, encoded by the coding sequence ATGAAACATTTTTTTAATACATTTATCCTTTTCATTACACTATTTGCATGCACACAACAGGCTAAAGCAATCATCAGGGTCAACGTATATGGAGACGATGCATATGCCCCTTATTGTTTCATACAAAATAGGACTTATGATGGAATATATGTGCGGATTCTGGAGAAGGCTTTTGCCCGAATGGAAGGGTATGAAATCAAAATTATACCCGTCCCGTATAAACGTTTACTGAGAGGCCTCGAACACGGCAAAGTTTTCGCTGCTTTTCCTCCTTACCAGTGGCCCCAGAAAAGACCATGGATAGACACATACTCTACCCCGATACTTGAAGAAGACTATTCAATATTCTGCGCCAAAGGATTTCTGGACAATCCACGCCCAAATTGGCCTGCAGACTACGAAGATCTTAATATCGGGATCAACGATGGATTCATAATCCCCAATATAGATAAAATTAAAACCGAAGATGCATCCAGTAATGAGAAAAACATAAAAAAAATCCTTGCCGGTCGCATTGACTGTTACGTAAACGACAGCAAATCCATCCTCTATACGGCTAAACTTATGGGCATTGATCCATCAAAGCTTGTTCAAGGAATGAAGATAAGTACAGAATATGGACACTTGGCTTTTTCTCGCAAAAACAATCCGCCTTTCAAACGCGATTTTATAAAAAAATTTAACAACATAATATACAAAATGAAATGCAGTGGCGAGATTGATACAATCGTAAATGAATTCATCCATTAA
- the recQ gene encoding DNA helicase RecQ, giving the protein MSAPRTPLDVLRQTYGYESFRGLQENVINRIMSGGNAVVFMPTGGGKSACYQIPAILRPGVGIVISPLIALMRDQVAALQQMGVRAACLNSSIQPSEANHIIHELHSGHMDLLYVAPERLAQPGFMDMLSGIKISLIAIDEAHCVAQWGHDFRPDYLRLSVFAEMFPRVPRMALTATADGPTRKEILYRLSFSNDDIFATGFDRPNIRYTVIPKDQEKRQLLNFIKNDHFAECGIVYRMSRKKVESTAEWLCKQGINALPYHAGLDAQTRESNQARFMSEDGIVMVATIAFGMGIDKPDVRYVAHLDLPKTIEAYYQETGRAGRDGLPAEAWMSVGIQDIGFLKRMIMSGNSPDDRKALELRKLNALLAYCESPGCLRQSLLSYFGEELEEPCGNCFTCINPPSTFDGTIPAQKALSNIFRTDQLFGANYLIDILLGKENKRISTQGHNSLSTYGIGKEYNSDEWLSIHRQLVSQGLVDVDMEGYGSLKLNAKSWEVLRKERTVALRKDPVLAKTRTRRAGKKLVIGDSNSPSLSTPEAQELLESLRSLRNTLAQEQHVPAYAIFADKTLLELGCYRPQTTGELYAVSGLGDQKIFRYGAAIIEVLMDHQEKHGRPDDLFPIPEDKIKEAPTSTPKNAGPTVSASALETLELFEELMDIEKVAESRKIKPATIYAHLTSCIGAGKVDVSDVLDLEPTELKCLQDTLSFYKDEGFMQLNPVFNGLCGNYSFEILRMIRASQ; this is encoded by the coding sequence ATGAGCGCACCACGCACTCCTCTCGATGTCCTGCGCCAGACCTACGGCTATGAATCATTCCGTGGGTTGCAGGAAAATGTCATCAACCGCATTATGAGCGGCGGTAATGCCGTTGTTTTCATGCCCACCGGAGGTGGTAAATCCGCCTGTTACCAGATTCCGGCTATCCTTAGACCGGGGGTGGGCATTGTCATTTCCCCGCTCATTGCCTTGATGCGCGATCAGGTGGCAGCTCTGCAACAGATGGGAGTACGTGCAGCCTGTCTGAATTCATCAATACAGCCCTCCGAGGCCAACCATATTATCCATGAACTTCACAGCGGACACATGGACCTGCTTTACGTTGCTCCGGAGCGGCTGGCCCAGCCCGGATTCATGGACATGCTTTCGGGCATCAAGATCAGTCTGATCGCCATTGACGAAGCACACTGTGTAGCTCAATGGGGACACGACTTCCGTCCGGATTACCTGCGGCTTTCCGTGTTTGCGGAAATGTTTCCCCGCGTGCCGCGCATGGCCCTGACCGCCACAGCAGACGGCCCGACCCGCAAGGAAATCCTCTACCGCTTATCCTTCAGCAATGATGATATTTTTGCAACTGGGTTTGACCGTCCTAACATCCGCTACACTGTAATCCCCAAGGATCAGGAAAAGCGGCAACTGCTCAATTTCATCAAGAACGATCACTTTGCTGAATGCGGCATCGTCTACCGCATGAGCCGCAAAAAAGTGGAATCCACCGCCGAATGGCTCTGCAAACAGGGAATCAACGCCCTGCCTTATCACGCGGGATTGGACGCACAGACCCGTGAATCTAATCAGGCCCGGTTCATGTCCGAAGACGGTATTGTCATGGTGGCAACCATTGCTTTCGGTATGGGTATCGACAAGCCGGATGTGCGTTACGTAGCCCATCTGGACCTGCCGAAAACCATCGAAGCCTACTATCAGGAAACAGGCCGTGCCGGACGTGACGGACTGCCTGCCGAAGCCTGGATGTCGGTCGGAATTCAGGATATCGGATTCCTAAAACGAATGATCATGTCCGGCAACAGCCCGGATGACCGTAAAGCCTTGGAACTGCGTAAGCTCAATGCCTTACTAGCTTATTGCGAATCACCGGGGTGCCTGCGCCAGTCTCTGCTTTCATATTTCGGGGAAGAACTTGAGGAACCGTGCGGAAACTGTTTTACATGCATCAACCCGCCATCAACATTTGACGGGACCATCCCGGCGCAAAAGGCCCTTTCAAATATTTTCCGCACCGATCAGCTTTTCGGGGCCAACTACCTGATCGATATTTTACTGGGCAAGGAAAATAAACGCATCAGCACCCAAGGGCATAACAGTTTAAGCACTTACGGCATCGGTAAAGAATATAATTCCGATGAATGGCTTTCCATCCACCGCCAGCTTGTTTCCCAAGGACTGGTGGATGTTGATATGGAGGGCTACGGATCGCTGAAACTAAATGCGAAAAGCTGGGAAGTTCTGCGTAAAGAGCGCACTGTAGCCCTGCGCAAAGACCCGGTGCTGGCCAAGACCAGAACCCGCCGCGCCGGCAAAAAGCTGGTCATCGGGGATTCAAACAGCCCCTCCCTTTCAACTCCGGAAGCGCAAGAGCTGCTGGAATCGCTGCGCTCACTGCGCAATACACTCGCGCAGGAACAACATGTTCCGGCATATGCAATTTTTGCAGATAAAACCCTGCTTGAACTTGGTTGCTACCGACCGCAAACTACCGGTGAACTCTATGCGGTCAGTGGTTTGGGTGATCAAAAAATATTTCGTTACGGAGCAGCCATAATCGAAGTACTGATGGACCATCAGGAAAAACACGGCAGACCGGATGATCTTTTTCCCATCCCGGAAGACAAGATCAAAGAAGCCCCCACTTCCACCCCAAAAAATGCAGGCCCGACTGTTTCTGCCTCTGCACTGGAAACACTTGAGTTGTTCGAAGAGCTTATGGACATCGAAAAAGTGGCTGAATCCCGTAAGATCAAGCCCGCCACAATTTATGCCCACCTGACTTCCTGCATTGGAGCCGGAAAAGTAGACGTAAGCGATGTTCTTGATCTTGAACCAACGGAACTTAAATGCCTGCAGGACACTTTATCCTTTTACAAAGACGAAGGCTTCATGCAGTTAAACCCTGTATTCAATGGACTTTGCGGCAATTATTCATTTGAAATACTGCGCATGATCCGCGCCAGCCAATAA
- the map gene encoding type I methionyl aminopeptidase, producing MIIKNKKQIDLMREAGILLYKAHMVAKEMCEAGTSTEVINAEVEKFITSNGATPLFKGVPGKVPFPAGCCMSINEAIVHGIPSARKLENGDILSIDIGVRLNGWCSDCAVTHAIGEIDAEKRKLMDVTEECLRIAIKHIKPGVKWSKIAKEMSQYARNAGFSVVESLVGHGIGESLWEAPQVPNYHSRLVKDFKLKQGLVIAVEPMINAGVKNTETLKDHWTIVTKDGKPSAHFEHTIAVTASGAQVLTCGENGEGWAL from the coding sequence ATGATTATAAAGAATAAAAAACAAATCGATCTCATGCGTGAAGCAGGAATCCTGCTCTACAAGGCCCACATGGTGGCTAAAGAAATGTGCGAAGCAGGCACAAGCACCGAAGTGATCAACGCCGAAGTAGAAAAATTCATCACCTCCAATGGTGCAACTCCACTTTTCAAAGGTGTTCCGGGCAAGGTTCCTTTTCCTGCAGGCTGCTGCATGTCCATCAACGAAGCAATTGTTCACGGAATTCCTTCCGCCCGTAAGTTGGAAAACGGAGATATCCTCTCCATCGATATCGGTGTGCGCTTGAACGGCTGGTGCTCTGACTGCGCGGTTACCCATGCTATCGGCGAAATTGATGCAGAAAAACGGAAACTCATGGATGTGACAGAAGAATGCCTGCGCATCGCCATCAAGCACATAAAACCGGGTGTAAAATGGAGCAAGATAGCTAAAGAGATGTCTCAATATGCCCGCAATGCAGGATTTTCCGTCGTAGAATCACTGGTCGGACACGGCATCGGAGAGAGTCTCTGGGAAGCCCCGCAGGTACCCAACTACCACAGCAGACTTGTCAAAGATTTCAAGCTCAAACAGGGACTTGTTATTGCAGTGGAACCCATGATCAATGCAGGCGTGAAAAACACAGAGACCCTGAAAGATCACTGGACCATTGTTACCAAAGACGGCAAGCCATCCGCCCACTTCGAACACACCATCGCAGTAACTGCCAGTGGAGCACAGGTTCTGACCTGCGGTGAAAACGGAGAAGGCTGGGCTCTTTAA
- the atpD gene encoding F0F1 ATP synthase subunit beta, translating to MEHKFSGEVISVRGSVVDVRFPEEIPPLLSVMYSAGEKAVTLEVADHLNMNSVRAIAMTPTGGLARGDVVHCEGETLRTPVGEELLGRVLNVFGDPVDGKELPNDVEFRSIHNQPIELSRRVVSEEIFTTGIKVIDLLMPLEKGGKAGLFGGAGVGKTVLITELINNMVGAHSGISIFCGIGERCREGEELYREMGDAGVLDNTVMVFGQMNEPPGARFRTGHTAMTIAEYFRDDQGTDVLLLIDNIFRFIQAGMELSGLLGRLPSRMGYQPTLGSDLAELQERISSSRSGAITSIQAVYVPADDLTDPAATHTFSHLSSSIVLSRKRAGEGFYPAVDPLESRSMMLSPAIVGQRHYDVAREVRRTLAQYEDLKDIIAMLGLEELSREDRKIVSRARRMERFMTQPFNTTKHFTGMDGRIVSLEDTVLGCERILNDEFPDASERNFYMIGSIEEVGK from the coding sequence ATGGAACACAAGTTTTCGGGTGAAGTTATCTCTGTTAGGGGATCCGTTGTTGATGTGCGTTTTCCTGAAGAAATACCCCCCTTGCTTTCAGTTATGTATTCAGCAGGAGAGAAGGCGGTCACACTTGAGGTGGCCGACCACCTGAATATGAATTCTGTTCGCGCCATTGCCATGACTCCTACCGGAGGGCTGGCCCGTGGTGATGTTGTCCATTGCGAAGGTGAAACCCTACGCACTCCCGTGGGTGAGGAGTTGTTGGGCCGGGTGCTCAATGTATTCGGTGATCCGGTAGACGGTAAAGAGCTGCCTAATGATGTTGAATTCAGATCCATCCACAATCAGCCCATCGAGCTTTCACGGCGTGTTGTATCAGAGGAGATTTTTACCACTGGAATCAAGGTCATTGACCTGCTCATGCCTCTTGAAAAGGGCGGCAAAGCCGGACTGTTCGGAGGAGCCGGAGTGGGCAAAACAGTACTCATCACCGAGCTGATCAACAATATGGTCGGTGCGCATAGCGGGATCAGTATTTTTTGCGGCATCGGGGAGCGTTGTCGCGAAGGCGAAGAACTTTACCGCGAGATGGGTGATGCAGGTGTGCTTGATAATACGGTAATGGTATTCGGTCAGATGAATGAACCTCCGGGCGCGCGTTTTCGAACCGGGCATACAGCCATGACCATTGCCGAGTACTTTCGGGATGATCAGGGTACGGATGTTCTCCTGCTCATCGACAATATTTTTCGTTTTATTCAGGCCGGTATGGAACTTTCCGGGCTATTGGGGCGTCTGCCATCGCGTATGGGCTATCAGCCTACACTTGGTTCAGACCTTGCGGAATTGCAGGAGCGTATTTCCTCCAGCCGTTCCGGAGCCATTACCTCAATTCAGGCTGTCTACGTACCTGCCGATGACCTGACTGACCCGGCAGCAACCCACACATTTTCACATCTTTCATCTTCAATTGTCCTTTCCCGCAAGCGTGCCGGAGAAGGTTTTTATCCTGCCGTTGACCCGCTTGAATCTCGATCCATGATGCTTTCCCCTGCAATTGTGGGGCAGCGTCATTATGACGTAGCCCGCGAAGTTCGTCGTACGCTTGCCCAATATGAGGACCTTAAAGACATCATTGCCATGCTTGGCCTTGAGGAACTTTCCCGCGAAGACCGTAAGATTGTCTCCCGGGCGCGCAGGATGGAACGTTTTATGACTCAGCCATTCAACACTACTAAGCATTTTACAGGTATGGACGGGCGAATTGTATCCCTTGAAGATACGGTCCTCGGTTGCGAGCGGATATTGAATGATGAATTCCCCGATGCTTCCGAGCGTAATTTCTACATGATAGGTTCCATCGAGGAGGTAGGCAAATGA
- a CDS encoding F0F1 ATP synthase subunit epsilon produces MRLKILVPAGLFLDRLVDKVLAESTKGGFCLLPNHIDTASALAPGILTYEVEGEPYHLAVNGGVLVKNGDAVRISSRAAVAGELGELEAEVLRMQDEASEAEKSARSAVARLEAGFVRTLIEVETT; encoded by the coding sequence ATGAGGCTGAAGATTCTGGTTCCCGCAGGTCTTTTTTTGGACCGTCTGGTGGATAAGGTACTGGCTGAAAGTACCAAAGGCGGATTTTGCCTGCTGCCCAACCACATTGATACTGCTTCGGCTCTTGCTCCGGGCATTCTCACTTATGAGGTGGAAGGGGAACCTTACCATCTGGCAGTGAATGGCGGTGTATTGGTCAAGAATGGCGATGCGGTACGTATTTCTTCACGGGCTGCTGTTGCCGGTGAGCTTGGTGAACTGGAAGCTGAGGTCTTGCGTATGCAGGATGAGGCTTCAGAGGCGGAGAAGTCTGCACGCAGTGCGGTTGCCAGGCTTGAGGCCGGATTTGTACGCACTCTTATCGAAGTGGAGACTACATGA
- a CDS encoding AtpZ/AtpI family protein — protein MIPRETNDRKSDRFGRTVGSKEQRKIRAGQKGTVGAWSAFGAMGAVGWLVALPVVLGSLLGVWLDNRWPGKVNWTMSMLGVGLAVGCLFAGIWMNREKNKIIKERDDWEQQDIKTKDAEDDHK, from the coding sequence ATGATCCCGCGTGAGACAAATGACCGCAAGTCGGACAGATTCGGCCGGACCGTAGGCAGCAAGGAGCAACGCAAAATCCGTGCGGGGCAGAAAGGTACCGTCGGGGCGTGGTCCGCTTTTGGAGCTATGGGAGCTGTCGGCTGGCTGGTGGCCTTGCCTGTTGTGCTGGGTAGTTTGCTTGGTGTTTGGCTGGATAACCGTTGGCCCGGTAAAGTTAACTGGACGATGTCCATGCTCGGTGTCGGTCTGGCTGTCGGCTGTCTGTTTGCCGGGATCTGGATGAATCGTGAGAAGAATAAGATAATCAAGGAACGTGACGACTGGGAACAGCAGGACATCAAAACGAAGGACGCAGAGGATGATCATAAATAG
- a CDS encoding ATP synthase subunit I gives MIINSIMITVAAFGIGLLLSAVHFGGLWLTVRMLPRCDRPRMFFWSSYLGRYGITLWGFAQIVSYGGAPFVSAFLGFYLLRTYALANHCGMGMLDIVKMKRTGWK, from the coding sequence ATGATCATAAATAGCATAATGATAACAGTTGCAGCCTTTGGCATCGGTTTGCTTTTATCCGCCGTTCATTTTGGAGGGCTCTGGCTGACTGTACGCATGCTGCCACGCTGTGACCGGCCGAGAATGTTTTTCTGGTCCAGCTATCTGGGCCGCTATGGAATCACCCTTTGGGGTTTTGCTCAAATTGTGAGCTATGGGGGGGCACCCTTTGTCTCTGCATTTTTAGGTTTCTATTTGTTACGGACCTATGCGCTGGCCAACCATTGCGGCATGGGTATGTTGGATATAGTTAAAATGAAGAGGACTGGATGGAAATAA
- a CDS encoding F0F1 ATP synthase subunit A, translating into MEISPDHIIYFSFGFFKLNATIVYTWLVMVLLAAFSWFVTRKVTSSATISSQQNLLEVLVSGLLSQIKDATNQHPEKFLPLLGTLFIFILVSNLLSAVPGFNPPTGSLSTTTAFSLIVFFAVPYYGIKENGLLNYLKSYVQPSPFMLPFNIIGEVSRTFALAVRLFGNILSGTMMGAILLVIMPLFVPVIMQMLGLLIGVVQAYIFTVLAAVFIAAGLEVHR; encoded by the coding sequence ATGGAAATAAGCCCGGACCATATCATTTATTTCAGCTTTGGGTTTTTTAAGCTGAATGCCACCATAGTTTATACATGGCTGGTTATGGTCCTGCTTGCGGCTTTTTCATGGTTTGTGACCCGTAAGGTTACATCTTCAGCTACGATTTCTTCCCAGCAGAATCTGCTGGAAGTTTTGGTGTCTGGATTACTTTCCCAGATTAAAGATGCTACCAACCAGCATCCGGAGAAGTTCCTGCCGCTGCTTGGAACTCTTTTCATCTTCATTCTCGTCTCTAACTTGCTTTCCGCTGTGCCGGGATTCAATCCGCCCACAGGTTCGCTTTCTACTACTACTGCGTTCAGCTTAATCGTATTTTTCGCCGTTCCCTATTACGGAATAAAGGAGAACGGCTTGCTCAACTATCTTAAAAGTTATGTGCAGCCCTCGCCATTCATGCTGCCATTTAACATAATAGGTGAGGTCAGCAGGACTTTCGCTTTAGCGGTGCGTCTTTTTGGAAACATACTTAGTGGGACCATGATGGGTGCGATTCTGCTGGTGATTATGCCGCTTTTCGTGCCTGTAATCATGCAGATGCTCGGACTGCTCATCGGAGTGGTGCAGGCTTATATTTTTACTGTACTTGCGGCGGTGTTTATTGCCGCAGGTCTTGAGGTTCATAGGTAG
- a CDS encoding F0F1 ATP synthase subunit C: METLGWIAFGSIIAAGLCMGIGAIGPAIGEGMALSRALSSIAQQPDETNTIVKFLFVGMAMVESTAIYCFVLAMILLFANPFWSYFIDKAGG, encoded by the coding sequence ATGGAAACTCTTGGTTGGATTGCTTTTGGGTCGATTATTGCGGCAGGACTTTGCATGGGTATCGGTGCTATTGGTCCCGCGATCGGGGAGGGAATGGCTCTTTCGCGGGCGTTAAGCTCTATTGCCCAGCAGCCGGACGAGACCAATACCATTGTGAAGTTCCTTTTTGTGGGGATGGCAATGGTCGAATCTACAGCTATTTATTGCTTTGTGCTGGCTATGATTCTGCTTTTTGCCAATCCGTTCTGGTCCTATTTTATTGATAAAGCCGGAGGCTGA
- a CDS encoding ATPase — MLLDWFTIFAQVLNFFVLIALLRLFLYKPIVGAMQERKEHVAQETHALQKAKAESQTLNMELRLKREDLDNREAEVMAEIHAEAERLREQAMDSARGEVETMRREWLAALEREKESVALNLRKKLIHEVSATAARIVQDLSGSDLEQLILSGFMQRINDEARGVDCGNSEILIRTGFEHTEEQEQNLKQLLDELFPLKNERIFTTDSRLGLGIELIAGDRKWEWNLSSYVTELENKILTEINS; from the coding sequence ATGCTGCTGGATTGGTTCACGATCTTTGCGCAGGTTTTGAATTTCTTTGTGCTCATCGCGCTGCTCAGGTTGTTTCTCTACAAACCTATTGTCGGGGCCATGCAGGAACGTAAGGAACATGTTGCGCAAGAGACGCATGCATTGCAGAAGGCCAAGGCTGAATCACAGACCTTGAACATGGAACTTCGCCTGAAACGCGAGGACCTTGATAACCGTGAGGCCGAGGTTATGGCTGAAATTCATGCCGAGGCGGAAAGGTTGCGGGAGCAGGCCATGGATTCCGCGCGGGGTGAAGTCGAAACCATGCGCAGGGAATGGCTGGCTGCATTGGAGCGGGAAAAGGAAAGTGTTGCGCTTAATTTGCGTAAAAAGCTTATCCATGAGGTCTCTGCTACTGCCGCGCGGATTGTGCAGGACCTGTCCGGAAGTGATCTGGAGCAGTTGATCCTAAGCGGTTTTATGCAACGGATTAATGATGAGGCCCGTGGGGTTGATTGCGGCAACTCTGAAATCCTGATCCGCACCGGGTTTGAACATACAGAAGAACAGGAGCAAAACCTCAAGCAATTGCTTGATGAATTGTTCCCGCTTAAGAATGAGCGAATATTTACAACTGATTCCAGATTGGGCCTCGGCATTGAACTGATAGCAGGAGATCGCAAATGGGAGTGGAATCTAAGTTCGTATGTAACTGAACTCGAAAATAAAATTTTAACTGAAATAAATAGCTAA